TCAATGGTTCCAACAAGAAAATGTTCAGGAAGCCTTGGTGAAGGAGCGTTTGACAAAGGAGCGTTTCCTAGAAGAATTGGGACTACAGCGCAGAGAATTGAAAACCTTCCTCAAGACCTATCAACTCTTACCAAATCAGGCTTTGCATGGTATTGCCCGCCTCAGAGCTTGGTTTCAAACAAAAGAAGTGCCTGTCTTTAAGGTTGAAAATGAAAATGAAAGCATTGTCCATCTGAGCGCATGCTGTCATCCAATTCCAGGTGACCGCGCTCTGGGCATTCCGAATGATCAGAAAGAAATGGAGATTCACCGTGGCAACTGTACTAATATACCAGCCCGTAAAGGACTTCCTCCAGTTCAGATCAACTGGGCTTTGCCAGAATCTCGTCTTAGGGGTTATAGACTGAATCTGCTGACCATCGATGATCGAGGTATTTTATTTCAAATCACGAAAGTCATCAAAGACGCAGGAGTAGCAATTCTGGACTCGAGAAGTTTTCAGAAAAATGAACAGGAAGCTGTGATTGAGCTAAGTTTGGAGCCCATATCTTGGCGCACTTTTCATAAAATTGTGGAGCGATTGCGTCCGATGAAGTTTGTCAAGCAGGTCTGGTGATGGAAGCAGGTCACCCGCTTGTTGGGTTGACGGGTGGAATTGCTTGCGGAAAGAGTACAGTTGCAGCGTATCTTCGTGAAAAAGGCTATCCGGTCATTAATGCAGATCGAGTTGGCCATATAGTCCTTAATCCAGGCCAACCAGCTTATGACCAGATTTTGGAAACTTTTGGTGAAGGGATCCTGACTGATAACAAGGAGATCAATCGGAGGGCTCTTGGCAACATTATTTTCAATGACAGAAAAGCCCGAGAGCAGCTTAACCAGATCACTCATCCACCGATCGCCCAATTAATTGAAGAACGCCTGCTAGATTTGACTAGTTTTTTGGATTCGGGGAAACCTGTTTTTTTGGAAGCAGCTCTGCTGATAGAATCTCAGTGGAGATCA
The nucleotide sequence above comes from SAR324 cluster bacterium. Encoded proteins:
- a CDS encoding TGS domain-containing protein yields the protein FAFQIHTDLGTHCVGALVNAPRSQSADQSSRNWVSRDRKLEHGESVRILARPDQHPDRNWLEQSITARSHLNIRRSLRQQNSRKAQEVGHNFLVSELFHFQQNVDQWFQQENVQEALVKERLTKERFLEELGLQRRELKTFLKTYQLLPNQALHGIARLRAWFQTKEVPVFKVENENESIVHLSACCHPIPGDRALGIPNDQKEMEIHRGNCTNIPARKGLPPVQINWALPESRLRGYRLNLLTIDDRGILFQITKVIKDAGVAILDSRSFQKNEQEAVIELSLEPISWRTFHKIVERLRPMKFVKQVW
- the coaE gene encoding dephospho-CoA kinase (Dephospho-CoA kinase (CoaE) performs the final step in coenzyme A biosynthesis.), which gives rise to MEAGHPLVGLTGGIACGKSTVAAYLREKGYPVINADRVGHIVLNPGQPAYDQILETFGEGILTDNKEINRRALGNIIFNDRKAREQLNQITHPPIAQLIEERLLDLTSFLDSGKPVFLEAALLIESQWRSRCDQIWVVTAPKDQILQRLKIRNGLTAEQTKVRIDSQLRQEERLPYADVVLENQGLLADLLKQIDLALAPLQVMGN